A single genomic interval of Homo sapiens chromosome 15, GRCh38.p14 Primary Assembly harbors:
- the TM2D3 gene encoding TM2 domain-containing protein 3 isoform b precursor (isoform b precursor is encoded by transcript variant 2), protein MAGGVLPLRGLRALCRVLLFLSQFCILSGGESTEIPPYVMKCPSNGLCSRLPADCIDCTTNFSCTYGKPVTFDCAVKPSVTCVDQDFKSQKNFIINMTCRFCWQLPETDYECTNSTSCMTVSCPRQRYPANCTVRDHVHCLGNRTFPKMLYCNWTGGYKWSTALALSITLGGFGADRFYLGQWREGLGKLFSFGGLGIWTLIDVLLIGVGYVGPADGSLYI, encoded by the exons ATGGCGGGAGGGGTGCTCCCGCTGAGGGGCCTCCGCGCCTTGTGTCGCGTGCTGCTCTTCCTCTCGCAGTTCTGCATTCTGTCGGGCGGTG AAAGTACTGAAATCCCACCTTATGTGATGAAGTGTCCGAGCAATGGTTTGTGTAGCAGGCTTCCTGCAGACTGTATAGACTGCACAACAAATTTCTCCTGTACCTATGGGAAGCCTGTCACTTTTGACTGTGCAGTGAAACCATCTGTTACCTGTGTT GATCAAGACTTCAAATCCCAAAAGAACTTCATCATTAACATGACTTGCAGATTTTGCTGGCAGCTTCCTGAAACAGATTACGAGTGTACCAACTCCACCAGCTGCATGACGGTGTCCTGTCCTCGGCAGCGCTACCCTGCCAACTGCACGGTGCGGGACCACGTCCACTGCTTGG gtaaccGTACTTTTCCCAAAATGCTATATTGCAATTGGACTGGAGGCTATAAGTGGTCTACGGCTCTGGCTCTAAG CATCACCCTCGGTGGGTTTGGAGCAGACCGTTTCTACCTGGGCCAGTGGCGGGAAGGCCTCGGCAAGCTCTTCAGCTTCGGTGGCCTGGGAATATGGACGCTGATAGACGTCCTGCTCATTGGAGTTGGCTATGTTGGACCAGCAGATGGCTCTTTGTACATTTAG
- the TM2D3 gene encoding TM2 domain-containing protein 3 isoform a precursor (isoform a precursor is encoded by transcript variant 1) has product MAGGVLPLRGLRALCRVLLFLSQFCILSGGEQSQALAQSIKDPGPTRTFTVVPRAAESTEIPPYVMKCPSNGLCSRLPADCIDCTTNFSCTYGKPVTFDCAVKPSVTCVDQDFKSQKNFIINMTCRFCWQLPETDYECTNSTSCMTVSCPRQRYPANCTVRDHVHCLGNRTFPKMLYCNWTGGYKWSTALALSITLGGFGADRFYLGQWREGLGKLFSFGGLGIWTLIDVLLIGVGYVGPADGSLYI; this is encoded by the exons ATGGCGGGAGGGGTGCTCCCGCTGAGGGGCCTCCGCGCCTTGTGTCGCGTGCTGCTCTTCCTCTCGCAGTTCTGCATTCTGTCGGGCGGTG AGCAATCGCAGGCGCTGGCTCAGTCAATAAAGGATCCGGGCCCAACACGCACATTCACAGTAGTTCCCAGGGCAGCAG AAAGTACTGAAATCCCACCTTATGTGATGAAGTGTCCGAGCAATGGTTTGTGTAGCAGGCTTCCTGCAGACTGTATAGACTGCACAACAAATTTCTCCTGTACCTATGGGAAGCCTGTCACTTTTGACTGTGCAGTGAAACCATCTGTTACCTGTGTT GATCAAGACTTCAAATCCCAAAAGAACTTCATCATTAACATGACTTGCAGATTTTGCTGGCAGCTTCCTGAAACAGATTACGAGTGTACCAACTCCACCAGCTGCATGACGGTGTCCTGTCCTCGGCAGCGCTACCCTGCCAACTGCACGGTGCGGGACCACGTCCACTGCTTGG gtaaccGTACTTTTCCCAAAATGCTATATTGCAATTGGACTGGAGGCTATAAGTGGTCTACGGCTCTGGCTCTAAG CATCACCCTCGGTGGGTTTGGAGCAGACCGTTTCTACCTGGGCCAGTGGCGGGAAGGCCTCGGCAAGCTCTTCAGCTTCGGTGGCCTGGGAATATGGACGCTGATAGACGTCCTGCTCATTGGAGTTGGCTATGTTGGACCAGCAGATGGCTCTTTGTACATTTAG
- the TM2D3 gene encoding TM2 domain-containing protein 3 isoform c precursor (isoform c precursor is encoded by transcript variant 3), which produces MAGGVLPLRGLRALCRVLLFLSQFCILSGGESTEIPPYVMKCPSNGLCSRLPADCIDCTTNFSCTYGKPVTFDCAVKPSVTCVDQDFKSQKNFIINMTCRFCWQLPETDYECTNSTSCMTVSCPRQRYPANCTVRDHVHCLGNRTFPKMLYCNWTGGYKWSTALALSLQAQVGLHVQLTVGLH; this is translated from the exons ATGGCGGGAGGGGTGCTCCCGCTGAGGGGCCTCCGCGCCTTGTGTCGCGTGCTGCTCTTCCTCTCGCAGTTCTGCATTCTGTCGGGCGGTG AAAGTACTGAAATCCCACCTTATGTGATGAAGTGTCCGAGCAATGGTTTGTGTAGCAGGCTTCCTGCAGACTGTATAGACTGCACAACAAATTTCTCCTGTACCTATGGGAAGCCTGTCACTTTTGACTGTGCAGTGAAACCATCTGTTACCTGTGTT GATCAAGACTTCAAATCCCAAAAGAACTTCATCATTAACATGACTTGCAGATTTTGCTGGCAGCTTCCTGAAACAGATTACGAGTGTACCAACTCCACCAGCTGCATGACGGTGTCCTGTCCTCGGCAGCGCTACCCTGCCAACTGCACGGTGCGGGACCACGTCCACTGCTTGG gtaaccGTACTTTTCCCAAAATGCTATATTGCAATTGGACTGGAGGCTATAAGTGGTCTACGGCTCTGGCTCTAAG
- the TM2D3 gene encoding TM2 domain-containing protein 3 isoform d precursor (isoform d precursor is encoded by transcript variant 4), with product MAGGVLPLRGLRALCRVLLFLSQFCILSGGEQSQALAQSIKDPGPTRTFTVVPRAAESTEIPPYVMKCPSNGLCSRLPADCIDCTTNFSCTYGKPVTFDCAVKPSVTCVDQDFKSQKNFIINMTCRFCWQLPETDYECTNSTSCMTVSCPRQRYPANCTVRDHVHCLGNRTFPKMLYCNWTGGYKWSTALALSLQAQVGLHVQLTVGLH from the exons ATGGCGGGAGGGGTGCTCCCGCTGAGGGGCCTCCGCGCCTTGTGTCGCGTGCTGCTCTTCCTCTCGCAGTTCTGCATTCTGTCGGGCGGTG AGCAATCGCAGGCGCTGGCTCAGTCAATAAAGGATCCGGGCCCAACACGCACATTCACAGTAGTTCCCAGGGCAGCAG AAAGTACTGAAATCCCACCTTATGTGATGAAGTGTCCGAGCAATGGTTTGTGTAGCAGGCTTCCTGCAGACTGTATAGACTGCACAACAAATTTCTCCTGTACCTATGGGAAGCCTGTCACTTTTGACTGTGCAGTGAAACCATCTGTTACCTGTGTT GATCAAGACTTCAAATCCCAAAAGAACTTCATCATTAACATGACTTGCAGATTTTGCTGGCAGCTTCCTGAAACAGATTACGAGTGTACCAACTCCACCAGCTGCATGACGGTGTCCTGTCCTCGGCAGCGCTACCCTGCCAACTGCACGGTGCGGGACCACGTCCACTGCTTGG gtaaccGTACTTTTCCCAAAATGCTATATTGCAATTGGACTGGAGGCTATAAGTGGTCTACGGCTCTGGCTCTAAG